Proteins encoded together in one Planctomyces sp. SH-PL14 window:
- a CDS encoding FHA domain-containing protein, which yields MATALESSTTVLEGGIELIRRRRGTGPAALALGPGRHTIGSDPACDVPVDAAGVQPQHCLLIVSPHRTIAKALSPLTWINDGPFTEAALRPGDRLIVGPVEFTVRKCQDEGKADRVDAAARPEAPSRRDLPQTEEAAGFGLPSSEEPAAPLLRLRTETAEADPERDLGILKILRDATPFAPASTFSIAGFLTPAAPAPVPAPEVGTSSAEMSGLRDEIARQAADIAALRAERDEIARTLEGVLAERDRARDLESDLVISRREVDRLLSALAEAQAEAQTEARGAAAAVSERSQLAGRIAELETTVRNQQQASTVTRSASLEREKSALLQQRAELLSTRREVQEKLNEQHRLALDIEEARRALQADADESRNRHREVEEELARVERLVQQVADEREEVAAGKRSLADERTALETRESDVASRHEAAGALLWEIDEKRRALEEAERQAQEVIGRADSIRSEAQELEESRRAYDVHARHVESEMSRLESVGEEHARLQAEMENRLSEILGREAALSAERETWLERLAGVDVREAALNSRDGEVRQQQTLLESAQADYASRDRELQERHSAIEAAREELRLRLSEFDDRTQQIEEEETRVGEGREALRRASEELASQRQQLLDGEQESDRLRAETERLLADIDAREAKLTGIAAREAALRTQWESYESAVRELEAVRADLGRREDEVAAALAARVDVPSPPPLSLLLSSSPVATADQENRNGDTDLEIDMLGLSRESLGQRERELDDRRDALSTREDRLERREAELRTREQHLSDREEELADQVVHPAPAPASVTADEEVASARLSEQEDELRLRTEEADRREYELDSRDAELRSFERRLMEREERLHAPAAASAPPSAAVSVSPAVPDDLDQERRELDERAARLTAQECELERLQQQLGEYRSEFLSQYETLEKEREELAAERQALAEQQQELATERQQELAGHRQERADETAPPTEEFDRPSFRGTRDWDEPQAEAIAPDDSAVLDASTHAPGAFSSGLFGAAAAGGERRKDFDWKALRENLRGPSEDQWTAEADEPSDSQPPAGSGPTAGPGSLADALSRRPESRISSPLFPNHRHETDAPHVNDGESRKDWKAEVAAGANGAGGAAAVLEEGETTSEQTGEAAPSADALELRAHLADLFGIDLSRRAAPTPVEYDDVETTAGAEADEEDDLSRRAAERQETVSQPSYRSAAISSSPGPVAEPPAVEPHDDDIASYMERLIARTRRAAAAEQPPAILPSAPSPASAAGSAASGGTGGASAAAPGTGGMSSINLALLRSAAPRPVEEEVVAPVVEEEAKPQRRPLQREELDAIRGSMDSFRELANRTARAAVARHQLVKLRQGVSTKAMTLGLSGVISAVLLLPELFGSDRYRHAAIGCLCVTIIAALEWFRTRVRIRKLDHFIADADQSRQLTEEGAVDDGKGEPGV from the coding sequence ATGGCGACTGCATTGGAATCTTCGACGACGGTTCTCGAAGGGGGAATCGAGCTCATCCGCCGGCGACGGGGGACCGGCCCCGCCGCGCTCGCCCTGGGACCGGGCCGGCATACGATCGGCTCCGATCCGGCGTGCGACGTTCCGGTCGACGCCGCCGGCGTCCAGCCGCAGCACTGCCTGCTGATCGTCTCCCCCCACCGGACGATCGCCAAGGCGCTGTCTCCCCTGACCTGGATCAATGACGGCCCGTTTACGGAGGCGGCCCTTCGTCCGGGAGACCGGCTGATCGTGGGACCGGTCGAGTTCACCGTCCGGAAGTGCCAGGACGAGGGGAAAGCCGATCGCGTCGATGCGGCGGCGCGGCCGGAGGCTCCCTCCCGCCGCGACCTTCCGCAGACGGAAGAGGCCGCGGGATTCGGACTGCCCTCGTCCGAGGAGCCCGCCGCTCCGCTGCTGCGGCTCCGGACCGAGACCGCCGAGGCCGATCCAGAGCGGGATCTCGGGATCCTCAAGATCCTGCGCGACGCGACTCCGTTCGCGCCCGCGTCCACCTTCTCGATCGCCGGCTTCCTGACGCCGGCCGCACCGGCTCCCGTTCCGGCACCAGAGGTCGGGACTTCGTCGGCGGAGATGTCGGGCCTGCGGGACGAGATCGCGCGGCAGGCGGCGGACATCGCCGCGCTGCGGGCGGAGCGGGACGAGATCGCCCGGACCCTTGAAGGGGTGCTGGCGGAACGGGACCGGGCCCGCGATCTGGAAAGCGATCTCGTGATCTCGCGACGGGAGGTCGACCGCCTCCTGTCCGCCCTCGCCGAGGCTCAGGCCGAAGCCCAGACCGAGGCACGGGGAGCGGCGGCGGCCGTCTCCGAGCGGTCGCAGCTCGCGGGGCGGATCGCGGAGCTCGAGACGACCGTCCGGAACCAGCAGCAGGCGTCGACCGTGACCCGCTCGGCTTCGCTGGAGCGGGAGAAGTCCGCCCTGCTGCAGCAGCGGGCGGAACTGCTTTCGACGCGCCGCGAAGTCCAGGAGAAGCTGAACGAGCAGCACCGCCTGGCGCTCGACATCGAGGAGGCCCGCCGCGCCCTCCAGGCCGATGCCGACGAGTCACGGAACCGGCATCGGGAAGTCGAGGAGGAGCTGGCGCGGGTGGAGCGGCTCGTCCAGCAGGTGGCGGACGAGCGGGAAGAGGTGGCGGCGGGGAAACGCAGCCTGGCGGACGAGCGGACGGCGCTCGAGACGCGCGAGTCGGATGTCGCCTCCCGGCACGAGGCGGCGGGAGCGCTGCTGTGGGAGATCGACGAGAAGCGTCGCGCGCTGGAGGAGGCGGAGCGGCAGGCGCAGGAGGTGATCGGCCGCGCCGACAGCATCCGCAGCGAAGCGCAGGAGCTGGAGGAGTCGCGGCGGGCGTATGACGTCCATGCCCGCCATGTGGAATCGGAGATGTCGCGGCTCGAGTCGGTCGGCGAGGAGCACGCCCGGCTGCAGGCCGAGATGGAGAACCGTCTCTCCGAGATCCTGGGGCGCGAGGCCGCGCTGTCGGCGGAACGCGAGACCTGGCTCGAGCGGCTGGCGGGAGTCGACGTGCGGGAGGCGGCGCTGAACTCCCGCGACGGCGAAGTCCGGCAGCAGCAGACGCTGCTGGAGTCGGCCCAGGCGGACTATGCGTCGCGTGACCGGGAGCTGCAGGAGCGGCATTCCGCGATCGAGGCCGCGCGGGAAGAGCTGCGGCTGCGCCTGAGCGAGTTCGACGACCGGACGCAGCAGATCGAAGAGGAAGAGACGCGGGTCGGAGAGGGACGTGAGGCTCTGCGCCGCGCCAGCGAAGAGCTCGCCTCCCAGCGGCAGCAGCTCCTGGACGGCGAGCAGGAGAGCGACCGGCTCCGCGCCGAGACGGAGCGGCTACTGGCCGACATCGACGCCCGGGAGGCGAAGCTGACCGGCATCGCGGCCCGGGAAGCGGCCCTGCGGACGCAGTGGGAGTCGTACGAGTCCGCGGTCCGGGAACTGGAGGCCGTGCGAGCGGACCTCGGCCGCCGCGAGGACGAAGTCGCTGCCGCATTGGCCGCCCGCGTCGACGTTCCTTCGCCACCTCCGCTGTCGTTGCTTCTGTCGTCCTCGCCCGTCGCGACGGCTGATCAGGAGAACCGGAACGGCGATACGGACCTCGAGATCGACATGCTCGGGCTGAGCCGCGAATCGCTCGGGCAGCGGGAGCGCGAGCTCGACGATCGTCGCGACGCCCTGTCGACGCGCGAGGACCGGCTGGAGCGGCGGGAAGCGGAGCTGCGCACCCGCGAACAGCACCTCTCCGATCGGGAAGAGGAACTGGCGGACCAGGTGGTGCACCCGGCACCGGCGCCGGCATCCGTCACGGCGGACGAGGAAGTGGCGTCGGCCCGCCTGTCCGAGCAGGAGGACGAGCTGCGGCTCCGGACCGAAGAGGCGGATCGGCGGGAGTACGAGCTCGATTCCCGTGACGCCGAGCTGCGGAGCTTCGAGCGGCGGCTGATGGAACGGGAAGAGCGGTTGCATGCCCCCGCCGCCGCGTCCGCCCCCCCGTCGGCGGCCGTGTCCGTCTCCCCCGCGGTTCCGGACGACCTGGATCAGGAGCGGCGGGAACTGGACGAACGCGCGGCCCGGCTGACCGCCCAGGAATGCGAGCTGGAACGGCTGCAGCAGCAGCTCGGCGAATACAGGTCCGAGTTCCTCTCCCAGTACGAGACGCTGGAGAAGGAGCGCGAGGAACTGGCGGCCGAGCGGCAGGCGCTTGCCGAGCAGCAGCAGGAACTGGCGACCGAGCGGCAGCAGGAACTGGCCGGTCATCGCCAGGAGCGGGCGGACGAGACCGCTCCGCCGACGGAGGAGTTCGATCGGCCGTCGTTCCGGGGGACTCGGGACTGGGACGAGCCGCAGGCGGAGGCGATCGCGCCGGACGACTCGGCGGTGCTCGACGCCTCGACGCACGCCCCCGGCGCCTTCTCGTCGGGGCTGTTCGGTGCCGCGGCCGCCGGCGGCGAACGGCGGAAGGATTTCGATTGGAAGGCGCTCCGCGAGAACCTTCGCGGCCCCTCCGAGGATCAGTGGACGGCGGAGGCGGACGAGCCTTCCGACAGCCAGCCGCCTGCCGGTTCGGGGCCGACGGCTGGTCCGGGTTCGCTCGCTGACGCCCTCTCGCGACGGCCTGAGTCGCGGATCAGTTCTCCGCTGTTTCCGAACCACCGGCACGAGACCGACGCGCCGCATGTGAACGACGGCGAATCGCGGAAGGACTGGAAGGCGGAGGTCGCCGCAGGAGCGAACGGAGCCGGTGGGGCGGCGGCGGTTTTGGAAGAGGGGGAGACGACCTCGGAGCAGACAGGCGAGGCCGCCCCCTCGGCGGATGCGCTCGAGCTGCGGGCTCACCTGGCGGACCTGTTCGGAATCGATCTGTCCCGCCGTGCCGCACCGACCCCCGTCGAGTACGACGACGTCGAGACGACGGCGGGTGCTGAGGCGGACGAAGAGGACGATCTGTCGCGCCGGGCGGCGGAACGTCAGGAAACGGTGTCCCAGCCGTCGTACCGGAGCGCCGCGATCTCGTCTTCGCCCGGCCCAGTGGCCGAGCCGCCGGCGGTCGAGCCGCACGATGATGACATCGCCTCCTATATGGAGCGGCTGATTGCCCGGACACGGCGGGCCGCGGCGGCGGAGCAGCCCCCGGCGATCCTCCCCTCCGCACCGTCCCCCGCGTCGGCAGCCGGTTCGGCTGCTTCCGGCGGGACTGGCGGGGCTTCGGCCGCCGCTCCGGGGACGGGCGGGATGTCGTCGATCAATCTGGCTCTGTTGAGGTCTGCGGCGCCGCGGCCGGTGGAAGAAGAGGTGGTGGCCCCCGTCGTGGAGGAGGAGGCGAAGCCGCAGCGGCGTCCGCTCCAGCGGGAGGAGCTCGACGCGATTCGCGGGTCGATGGATTCCTTCCGGGAGCTGGCGAACCGGACCGCCCGTGCGGCGGTGGCCCGGCATCAGCTGGTGAAGTTGCGGCAGGGGGTTTCGACGAAGGCGATGACGCTGGGACTCAGCGGCGTGATCTCCGCCGTGCTGCTGTTGCCCGAGTTGTTCGGGAGCGACCGGTACCGTCATGCCGCGATCGGTTGTCTCTGCGTGACGATCATTGCCGCGCTGGAGTGGTTCCGCACGCGGGTGCGGATCCGGAAGCTGGATCACTTCATTGCGGATGCGGATCAGTCGCGGCAGCTGACGGAGGAGGGGGCTGTGGATGACGGCAAGGGAGAGCCCGGCGTCTGA
- a CDS encoding amidohydrolase family protein — MDAPGDSATTHYRVRWLFPSDADPFADATLEVQDGRIAGWSGRPHPAAIDLGNVAVIPGLVNAHTHLEFSHLAQPIPAGNSFAEWIGAVIQERRTRTATGGESLQAGLDELRRCGTVAAGEIATRSWPRDASVERGAALTVFREVLGLSPDAVPLRLAELQEHLDAGETGDGLRRGISPHAPYSVHPDLFHGAVALARERDVPVAMHLAETREELELLRSGSGPLVELFTRMGIWRPEVVPRGTRILDSLRGLAEVGHALVVHGNYLDDDEIAFLADRPNMTVVYCPRTHRHFGHARHPLSRLRERGIRVALGTDSRASSPSLDLWDDVTLVRELFPEVSPPSLLRMATADGAAALGSDAAAEVGLRIATPVTGLSVVELADGSASDPWKALFAGGTRSRPFPAGRSVSP, encoded by the coding sequence TTGGACGCTCCCGGCGATTCCGCGACGACGCACTACCGGGTCCGCTGGCTCTTTCCGAGCGATGCCGATCCGTTCGCCGACGCCACGCTGGAAGTCCAGGACGGGCGGATCGCGGGGTGGTCGGGCCGGCCGCATCCCGCGGCGATCGACCTCGGGAACGTCGCGGTCATCCCGGGCCTGGTGAACGCCCACACGCATCTGGAGTTCAGTCACCTGGCGCAGCCGATCCCCGCGGGGAACTCGTTCGCCGAGTGGATCGGCGCGGTGATCCAGGAGCGGAGGACCCGCACCGCGACCGGCGGGGAATCGCTGCAGGCGGGGCTCGATGAGCTGCGCCGGTGCGGGACGGTCGCCGCCGGGGAGATCGCCACGCGCTCCTGGCCGCGCGACGCCTCGGTCGAGCGCGGCGCCGCGCTGACGGTCTTCCGGGAGGTGCTCGGCCTCAGCCCCGACGCGGTCCCGCTCCGTCTGGCGGAACTGCAGGAGCATCTCGATGCGGGGGAGACGGGCGACGGTCTCCGCCGCGGCATCAGCCCGCATGCCCCCTACAGCGTTCATCCGGATCTCTTCCACGGGGCGGTCGCGCTCGCTCGCGAGCGGGATGTGCCCGTGGCGATGCACCTCGCCGAGACGCGGGAGGAACTCGAACTGCTGCGGTCCGGTTCGGGGCCGCTCGTGGAGCTGTTCACGCGGATGGGGATCTGGCGTCCGGAAGTCGTTCCTCGCGGGACCCGGATCCTCGACTCCCTGCGCGGCCTCGCCGAGGTGGGGCACGCCCTCGTCGTTCACGGCAACTACCTCGATGACGACGAGATCGCCTTCCTGGCGGACCGGCCGAACATGACGGTCGTCTACTGTCCCCGGACGCACCGCCACTTCGGGCACGCTCGGCACCCTCTTTCGCGTCTGCGGGAGCGGGGGATCCGCGTTGCTCTCGGAACGGACAGCCGGGCCTCGTCTCCGTCGCTCGATCTGTGGGACGACGTGACGCTCGTGCGGGAGCTCTTTCCCGAGGTCTCCCCCCCCTCCCTTCTGCGGATGGCGACCGCCGACGGAGCCGCGGCGCTGGGGAGCGACGCCGCTGCGGAGGTGGGCCTGCGAATCGCGACGCCGGTCACGGGGCTGAGCGTGGTAGAACTCGCCGACGGTTCCGCGAGCGACCCCTGGAAGGCGCTCTTCGCCGGCGGGACGCGGTCGCGCCCGTTTCCCGCGGGGCGTTCCGTCAGTCCCTAG
- a CDS encoding prenyltransferase/squalene oxidase repeat-containing protein: MRKLRPLLILTVLCSLATAFLPAARAADVVGPDAAKLKAAIDKGAAFLKASQAQDGTWTSPDQPGITAIATYALLRSGVSADDPAVQKGLKYLETLKRPDGGIYREGTFHKNYETAIALMAFQAANSKGQYDDVVKKAADSLRAVQWGTDGKTAKTEPAFGGAGYGRSQRPDLSNTTFFLEALKASGAKSDDPAIQNALVFVSRCQNLESADNTTPFAALVNDGGFYYTPAAGGSSMAGKNADGGLRSYASMTYAGLKSMIYAGLKADDPRVKAAREWIAKFYTVSENPGLDQQGIYYYYQTFGKTLSVIGDDHFTDAAGAKHDWRKDLGDKLFSLQKENGSWVNTADRWMEGDPNLTTSYALMALEFCRPAK; this comes from the coding sequence ATGCGGAAGTTGAGGCCTCTTCTCATTCTGACCGTTCTCTGTTCGCTGGCGACAGCGTTCCTCCCGGCGGCCCGTGCGGCGGACGTGGTTGGCCCGGATGCCGCCAAGCTCAAGGCCGCGATCGACAAGGGGGCGGCGTTCCTCAAGGCGAGCCAGGCCCAGGACGGGACCTGGACCTCTCCCGATCAGCCCGGCATCACGGCTATCGCCACCTACGCCCTCCTCCGCAGCGGCGTTTCGGCGGACGACCCGGCGGTCCAGAAGGGGCTCAAGTACCTCGAAACCCTCAAGCGGCCCGACGGCGGGATCTATCGCGAAGGGACGTTCCACAAGAACTACGAGACGGCGATCGCGCTGATGGCCTTCCAGGCGGCCAACAGCAAGGGGCAGTACGACGACGTCGTCAAGAAGGCGGCCGACTCGCTGCGGGCCGTGCAGTGGGGGACCGACGGCAAGACCGCCAAGACCGAGCCTGCGTTCGGCGGCGCCGGCTACGGCCGCAGCCAGCGGCCCGACCTCTCGAACACGACCTTCTTCCTGGAAGCCCTTAAGGCCTCGGGAGCCAAGTCGGACGATCCGGCGATTCAGAACGCCCTCGTCTTTGTCTCCCGTTGCCAGAACCTGGAGTCCGCGGACAACACCACTCCGTTCGCTGCCCTCGTGAATGATGGCGGCTTCTACTACACGCCGGCCGCGGGAGGGAGCTCGATGGCGGGCAAGAACGCGGATGGCGGCCTGCGGTCGTATGCCAGCATGACCTACGCCGGCCTCAAGAGCATGATCTACGCCGGGCTGAAGGCGGACGATCCGCGGGTCAAGGCGGCCCGTGAGTGGATCGCGAAGTTCTACACGGTCAGTGAGAACCCGGGTCTCGATCAGCAGGGGATTTACTACTACTACCAGACGTTCGGCAAGACGCTCTCGGTGATCGGCGATGACCACTTCACCGACGCCGCGGGAGCGAAGCATGATTGGCGGAAGGACCTCGGCGACAAGCTGTTCTCGCTGCAGAAGGAGAACGGGAGCTGGGTCAACACGGCTGATCGCTGGATGGAAGGGGACCCGAACCTGACGACCTCGTACGCGCTGATGGCGCTGGAGTTCTGCCGGCCGGCCAAGTGA
- a CDS encoding polysaccharide deacetylase family protein: MGISPKRRILAHVADATGLARIASLACAWRGLLVLNYHRVGLPGDSPFDHGLWSASAEDFDAQVGFLKKNFDVVGLSDLDGLLSRPQRARGVMITFDDGYRDNYDLAFPVLKQHGVPGVFFITTGFLDQRRVAWWDDISWMVKTSSRTSIGPGPGLTESVSWTAGEPGAAIDRLLRTFKKLGGHETAAFLDHIADQTGTGRCPQSLADEVWMTWDMAREMVRGGMQIGAHTVNHPVLSRLKDDEIRYEVAESRRRLEEVLGLRIDSMSYPVGQRDSFDPRCMAALDAAGYRWAFSYYGGLAGPQANRFDVPRMAVESDCSLPTFRSMTRIPRYVHT; this comes from the coding sequence ATGGGAATTTCACCGAAACGCCGGATCCTCGCCCATGTGGCCGACGCCACCGGACTCGCCCGGATCGCCTCCCTGGCCTGCGCCTGGCGGGGCCTGCTCGTCCTGAACTACCACCGCGTTGGCCTCCCCGGCGACTCCCCCTTCGATCACGGCCTGTGGAGCGCCTCCGCGGAGGATTTCGATGCTCAGGTCGGGTTCCTCAAGAAAAACTTCGACGTTGTCGGCCTGAGCGATCTCGACGGCCTCCTGTCCCGCCCGCAGCGGGCGCGGGGGGTGATGATCACCTTCGACGACGGATACCGCGACAACTACGACCTCGCCTTTCCAGTCCTGAAGCAGCACGGCGTTCCGGGCGTCTTCTTCATCACGACGGGATTCCTCGATCAGCGCCGCGTGGCATGGTGGGACGACATCTCCTGGATGGTGAAGACCAGCTCCCGGACCTCGATCGGACCGGGCCCCGGCCTGACGGAATCCGTCTCGTGGACCGCCGGTGAGCCGGGAGCCGCGATCGATCGTCTCCTGCGGACCTTCAAGAAGCTCGGCGGTCATGAGACCGCGGCCTTCCTGGACCACATCGCCGACCAGACCGGGACGGGCCGTTGCCCGCAGTCGCTGGCGGACGAGGTCTGGATGACCTGGGACATGGCGCGGGAGATGGTCCGGGGGGGGATGCAGATCGGCGCGCACACCGTGAACCATCCGGTTCTCTCGCGCCTGAAGGACGACGAGATCCGCTACGAGGTCGCAGAGTCCCGGCGGCGGCTCGAAGAGGTTCTGGGGCTGCGGATCGACTCCATGAGCTACCCGGTCGGCCAGCGGGATTCGTTCGACCCCCGCTGCATGGCGGCGCTCGATGCGGCCGGATACCGCTGGGCTTTCAGCTACTACGGCGGGCTGGCTGGCCCGCAGGCGAACCGCTTCGACGTTCCCCGGATGGCGGTCGAATCCGACTGCTCCCTCCCCACGTTCCGCTCAATGACGCGGATTCCGCGGTACGTCCACACCTGA
- a CDS encoding mannose-1-phosphate guanylyltransferase, whose protein sequence is MLHTVIMAGGSGTRFWPASRARRPKQFLTLLGGRSLIQRSWDRCRLLTPPERCWVVTGEAHVELVREHLPELPAKNLLVEPAPRNTAPAIGLAALHIRESDPDATMAVFPSDHLIDPFDRFVLAIRAAEAALVREPDSLILFGIRPTFPSTGFGYIEAGESAPSSTGATPAAPAMVARPVASFREKPDRPTAETFLASGRFLWNSGIFVWRAARLLDLLAAHEPEMAAGLERIRETGDRAAAIRTEFPSLRSISIDYAVLEREAPSARVIAAEFEWDDVGSWEALARRIAADPEGNRTAGPHIGIETSNCLVQTEGDHLVATIGVENLLIVHSPDATLVARRDDEAGMKRLIEQLRARGLDRYL, encoded by the coding sequence ATGCTGCATACGGTCATTATGGCGGGGGGGAGCGGGACGCGGTTCTGGCCCGCCAGTCGGGCGCGGCGCCCCAAGCAGTTTCTGACCCTTCTGGGAGGCCGGTCGCTGATCCAGCGAAGCTGGGACCGCTGCCGGCTCCTGACCCCTCCCGAGCGGTGCTGGGTCGTCACCGGGGAGGCCCATGTGGAGCTGGTCCGGGAGCATCTTCCGGAGCTCCCGGCGAAGAACCTGCTCGTCGAGCCCGCGCCGCGGAACACCGCGCCCGCCATTGGCCTGGCCGCGCTGCACATCCGGGAGTCCGATCCCGACGCCACGATGGCGGTCTTCCCGTCGGATCATCTCATCGATCCGTTCGACCGCTTTGTCCTGGCGATCCGCGCCGCCGAGGCCGCTCTCGTCCGCGAACCGGACAGCCTGATCCTGTTCGGCATCCGGCCGACCTTTCCGTCGACCGGGTTCGGATACATCGAGGCGGGTGAGTCCGCGCCCTCGTCCACCGGAGCGACGCCGGCGGCGCCGGCGATGGTGGCTCGCCCCGTGGCGAGCTTCCGGGAGAAACCCGATCGGCCGACCGCCGAGACGTTTCTCGCCTCCGGTCGGTTCCTGTGGAACAGCGGGATCTTCGTGTGGCGGGCCGCGCGGCTGCTGGATCTGCTGGCCGCCCACGAGCCGGAGATGGCCGCCGGACTGGAACGAATCCGAGAGACCGGCGACCGGGCCGCCGCGATTCGGACGGAGTTCCCGAGCCTGCGGTCGATCTCGATCGACTACGCGGTGCTGGAGCGGGAAGCCCCGAGCGCCCGCGTCATCGCCGCCGAGTTCGAGTGGGACGACGTCGGCAGCTGGGAGGCGCTGGCCCGCCGGATCGCCGCCGATCCCGAGGGGAACCGGACCGCCGGCCCGCACATCGGGATCGAGACGTCGAACTGCCTCGTCCAGACCGAGGGGGACCACCTCGTCGCCACGATCGGGGTCGAGAACCTGCTGATCGTCCACTCGCCGGACGCCACGCTCGTCGCCCGCCGCGACGACGAGGCGGGGATGAAGCGGCTCATCGAGCAGCTTCGAGCGCGGGGGCTGGACCGCTATCTCTGA
- a CDS encoding substrate-binding domain-containing protein: MSYRSIPRQLLSMAIVLTATLLAGWSLTRRNEPDALVVFCSRESPVANAFAAEFEQRSGVRCLVVTDPLPTEGWIANRIARGTPPRCDVLWDTSPLDAVRLAAVGELVPLAPAALSRIPEAFRGPQQTWAAFAGVRQVWWSPKGDPETIRKQVEAIHAGEDLSGVSIVIDGGSPRFAAWVIEAASGGPDVLGERLRDWGSRGAKVSMKSVSGIPDSDLAGTPLLLTFTNVVAERSGTGPRGFVASYLDGGRPVAIPNVVAIHRQTDRPELAQRFAAFLLSEVIEVRLVKAGLGDVPVGRIHAMDVPEDVRPLWDEPEPPLPVAALTAAGIHSLGKDRPEPAEAPSRD, from the coding sequence ATGTCCTATCGATCGATTCCCCGCCAGCTGCTCTCCATGGCGATCGTCCTGACCGCGACCCTGCTGGCAGGCTGGAGCCTCACGCGCCGCAATGAGCCGGACGCCCTCGTCGTCTTCTGCAGCCGGGAGTCGCCGGTCGCAAATGCCTTCGCGGCGGAATTCGAGCAGCGGAGCGGCGTCCGGTGCCTCGTCGTGACCGATCCGCTCCCGACGGAGGGCTGGATCGCGAATCGGATCGCCCGCGGCACGCCGCCGCGGTGCGACGTCCTGTGGGACACCTCGCCGCTGGACGCGGTTCGGCTGGCGGCGGTCGGAGAGCTCGTGCCGCTCGCCCCCGCCGCCCTGTCCCGCATCCCGGAGGCGTTCCGCGGTCCGCAGCAGACATGGGCGGCGTTCGCCGGCGTGCGTCAGGTCTGGTGGTCCCCCAAGGGAGATCCTGAGACGATCCGGAAGCAGGTCGAGGCGATCCATGCGGGAGAGGACCTGAGCGGAGTGTCGATCGTGATCGACGGCGGGTCGCCGCGGTTTGCCGCCTGGGTGATCGAAGCGGCCAGCGGAGGACCGGACGTCCTCGGCGAGCGACTGCGGGACTGGGGCAGCCGGGGGGCCAAGGTCTCGATGAAGTCGGTCTCCGGGATTCCCGATTCCGATCTCGCCGGAACGCCCCTGCTCCTGACCTTCACGAACGTCGTCGCGGAACGATCGGGGACCGGCCCTCGCGGCTTCGTCGCGTCCTACCTCGACGGCGGACGTCCGGTCGCGATTCCGAATGTCGTTGCGATCCACAGGCAGACGGACCGGCCGGAGCTGGCGCAGCGGTTCGCCGCCTTCCTGCTCTCCGAGGTGATCGAGGTGCGGCTGGTGAAGGCAGGCTTGGGCGATGTCCCGGTCGGAAGGATTCACGCCATGGACGTGCCCGAAGACGTCCGTCCGCTCTGGGACGAACCGGAGCCGCCGTTGCCGGTCGCAGCGCTCACCGCCGCCGGAATCCACTCTCTCGGCAAGGATCGTCCAGAGCCGGCGGAAGCCCCCTCTAGGGACTGA
- a CDS encoding NAD(P)H-dependent oxidoreductase yields MPVAPSDLVSSLRWRYATKQFDPNRKIAADVWEALEESLILTPSSYGLQPWRFVVVTTQELKEQLVTASWRQKQPADCSHHVVFAVSQDLSEGDIDGYIARIANVRQVTAESLAGFRKMLLGTIIQGMPAAARAEWAIRQAYIALGNLMTSAALLGVDTCPMEGIEPQKYDDILGLGGTGYTTCVACAVGYRAESDRYAALAKVRYGNEQVILRR; encoded by the coding sequence ATGCCTGTTGCCCCCTCCGACCTCGTCTCCAGTCTTCGCTGGCGCTATGCCACCAAGCAGTTCGACCCGAATCGCAAGATCGCGGCGGACGTCTGGGAGGCGCTCGAAGAGTCGCTGATCCTCACGCCGTCCTCTTACGGTCTCCAGCCGTGGCGGTTCGTGGTTGTGACGACGCAGGAGCTCAAGGAGCAGCTGGTGACCGCTTCCTGGAGGCAGAAGCAGCCGGCGGATTGCTCTCATCACGTCGTCTTCGCCGTCAGCCAGGACCTGAGTGAGGGGGACATCGACGGTTACATTGCCCGGATTGCGAATGTCCGGCAGGTCACGGCGGAGTCGCTGGCGGGGTTCCGCAAGATGCTTCTCGGGACGATCATTCAGGGGATGCCGGCGGCGGCGCGGGCGGAGTGGGCGATCCGGCAGGCGTATATTGCGCTCGGGAACCTGATGACTTCGGCGGCGTTGCTGGGTGTCGACACGTGTCCGATGGAGGGGATCGAGCCGCAGAAGTACGACGATATCCTGGGTCTGGGGGGAACGGGGTACACGACGTGTGTGGCGTGTGCTGTCGGTTACCGGGCAGAGTCGGATCGGTATGCGGCGCTGGCGAAGGTCCGTTACGGAAACGAGCAAGTCATTCTACGGCGGTAG